TCAGAGGCACGAGCGAGACTCTCGCACCGGCAGTATCTAATATAAAAAAAGTAAATATTCTCTCAATAAGTCAAATGCAAATACCAACTTTTGAGTTTGGGTTTGTGGGCAATGTGGAGGATGAACAAATCAGTATATGACGTCAAATTCTCAAGGGCTGAGCCTGTATAGTGATTGATTATTTTAGGAATGGTATTGGAATGTCCGATGACCAAAATTGTTTTTCCTTTATAGCTGGATGCCATCTGATCTATTTCGCTCATTTCATGAGGTTGATAAGTTGTGACAGGTAGGTTTTTAGAAACAGCAGTTGGGCTAGCTGTCAGAATCATTCTAATGAAAGGCGTTGCGTAAATAGCAGCAATATCTGTATTTGCAAGCATATCGGAA
This genomic stretch from Crocinitomicaceae bacterium harbors:
- a CDS encoding histidine phosphatase family protein, producing the protein MKNIFFLLFFSAGLLSFSKGENYTTLILVRHAEKNNESDSSTLTPAGYERAQRISDMLANTDIAAIYATPFIRMILTASPTAVSKNLPVTTYQPHEMSEIDQMASSYKGKTILVIGHSNTIPKIINHYTGSALENLTSYTDLFILHIAHKPKLKSWYLHLTY